In one window of Dyella thiooxydans DNA:
- a CDS encoding ECF-type sigma factor, with amino-acid sequence MNTLEKQAEVTRLLHSAQAGDPDALDEALRQMYGALHRLAGAQLRQNSSERTLSATALVNEAYLKVFGGGGTPEWENRGHLLGVAARAMREVLVDSARRRQASKRPQSVDRIELSEISGALAHQIDYAALLECMEALEQIDPRQASIVSMRFFVGLTAEQIGAAMGISPATVQREWRLARAWLQRELEG; translated from the coding sequence ATGAATACGCTGGAAAAGCAAGCCGAAGTCACCCGTCTGCTGCATTCGGCACAGGCCGGCGATCCGGACGCGCTGGACGAGGCGTTGCGGCAGATGTACGGCGCCCTGCACCGACTGGCCGGCGCCCAGCTCCGCCAGAACAGCAGCGAGCGCACGCTCAGCGCCACCGCGCTAGTGAACGAGGCCTATCTCAAGGTGTTCGGCGGCGGCGGCACTCCGGAGTGGGAGAACCGTGGTCACCTGCTGGGCGTGGCCGCCCGCGCCATGCGCGAGGTGCTGGTCGATTCCGCCCGCCGGCGACAGGCGTCCAAGCGGCCGCAGTCGGTCGACCGTATCGAGTTGTCGGAGATTTCCGGCGCGCTGGCGCACCAGATCGACTACGCCGCGCTGCTGGAGTGCATGGAGGCGCTGGAACAGATCGATCCGCGTCAGGCCAGCATCGTGTCGATGCGTTTCTTCGTGGGCCTGACCGCCGAGCAGATCGGGGCCGCGATGGGTATTTCCCCGGCCACCGTGCAGCGCGAGTGGCGTCTGGCCCGCGCCTGGCTGCAACGCGAACTCGAAGGCTGA